CGGCTTGCCTTGGCCGGGATCTTGCCAGGTCTGTCCCTTATCAACGCTCAGATGGAGCGCCGTCCCGCCATCTCCACCGGGCACTGCGTCACAGGGTTGAATGAGCACTCCGTCGCTTGTCATCAGCGTGCCCGAGATGACTTGCCGTCGTCCGGTAATCTGCGGATCAATCGCTCGCGGCGGAGTCCAAGTTACCCCATTGTCCTTGCTGGTTCGCATCAAGAGCGCTAATTTGGCCCAACCTTGGCTGCCGTAAGCCGCCATCCCATTAAAGTGATAGATGGTTCCTTTTTCATCGTGAAAAAGACTGGAGCCATGCATGTTGTGATTCGGCGATTTAAAGAACTCGCTGGATGGATCCCAAGCATCTGCACCAGATCGCAGCCGGCTTGCGAGTACGGTTAAGTCTGTGCTCGTTTCCTCACTAGTTGAATACCAGATCGCCAGCAAATCTCCATTCGACAGCCAAGTAATCGAGGGTTGATGATTGTGCGATCCAAACGCTTCTCGTTGATCGATCGGCGGCGACACAAAGGGAATCGGCGTCGCGAATAACGGCTCTTGCCGGGGCGAAGGCCAGATGAAATTTTGCTGCGCAACCTGAGATGCCCAGTAGGGGAGGGGCTCCGCAGGAACAGGCGTCATGCGAAGCACGCGCCCATCCGCCTGTTCAACGGCAAAACGTCGATATGTTATCGTCATGTCAGAATCCTCTGCGTAGCCGATGGCCGCCGACGCTGACAATAGGAGACAAGCGACCAGGCAATATTGATGTCTACGAATCGCCAGCATGCTTCGGAGATTCGATGGAGTAACATGATTCATTAGCGAAGCAGTTCAAACGAGATTTTAAACATCCACTTTATGACCAAGAGCCTGACGAGGATTAGACCGTCGCGACCTCCAGGATTTGCCCTTCGGCCGTTAACTGTGATTGAAGATCGGGCATCGAAACGTCCGCTAAGGGGACGTCGTGTTCGATCGCCAGATGTGCGGCAAGACCAGCGGCGTGGCCCAGCGCCATCCATGTCGGCTCCATCCGCACCGACGAATAGGCGACATGCGTCGCCGAAACGGCGACAGGCACGATCAGCCCTTCGATTGCTTGCGGAAGCATCACGCGATACGGAATTTGATAGGGACGCGTAATATGGGCCAACATGCCCAGATAGCCTTCCAAGACCAAATCGTCTTGCGGCTGCCGTTTGCGAACCGGAAAGCTATCAATCGGGAATTCGCCCAAAGCGACGGTATCGTCAAAATCAGGCGTCGTCGGCGAGTCAGGCGTAAAGCTGACGTCATGTTCCGTCAACGTATATCGCCCTAACAAACGCCGCGCTTCGCGCACGTACAACTGCCAAGGGAAATGCCCGTTGTCCACGAACTCATCGCGAGGCGGATGATATTTCTTCGCCATTGCGCGATGTTCGGCTGGAACAGCTTCGTCATGCTGCAAGAACCAGAGCAACCCAATCGTCAGCTGGCGATGTCGCTTCGCGATTTCGTCGCGTTGTCGCCAATCACCTTCGACGTAGCCGACGTTCTCTTCGGGAAAAGGAAACGCCAAGGGACGTGGGTTGATGTTGGCGTCGACCTTTTTGTTCGGCAGATCCGTCACCGACAAAGCGCGTAGCAACGTATCGAAATGCTCTGGGTAATATCCCCATCCATCTTTCAGCACTTTAGGAGCGCTCAGTCGTCCTGCTTCTAAATCGTCGAGATAGGGAAGATATCGCTGTCGATCGTAACCGGGCGGCGGCTCCGACATGACGGCGCTGTTTTCACG
The nucleotide sequence above comes from Blastopirellula sp. J2-11. Encoded proteins:
- a CDS encoding sialidase family protein, with product MTITYRRFAVEQADGRVLRMTPVPAEPLPYWASQVAQQNFIWPSPRQEPLFATPIPFVSPPIDQREAFGSHNHQPSITWLSNGDLLAIWYSTSEETSTDLTVLASRLRSGADAWDPSSEFFKSPNHNMHGSSLFHDEKGTIYHFNGMAAYGSQGWAKLALLMRTSKDNGVTWTPPRAIDPQITGRRQVISGTLMTSDGVLIQPCDAVPGGDGGTALHLSVDKGQTWQDPGQGKPKPRFTAGETGEGTIAGIHAKVIQLKDGRLMACGRGDAIDGKMPISLSSDLGTTWTYKASPFPPIGGGQRLVLKRLREGPLLLISFTSSNRHQPESHGMTFTDQQGDEFLGHGMYAALSFDNGETWPVRKLLTPGSGEFDGGAHTGKFRATPQRAEHAGYLAATQTPDRIVHLISSRLHYRFNLAWLLEGASPPPFSPDW
- a CDS encoding FAD-dependent oxidoreductase; this encodes MFSTNKKYDVVVLGGTPGGIAAAIGAARHGRTVALIERHAHLGGMSTSGLGKSDVEHREVIGGLFLEFVSRIRDKYIAKFGEDSPEFQLCREGYYFEPSVAEVVFDEMLAAFPTITVLRQHQLESANVEQQRVRAIQLLNRRTKANVDIEGEIFIDATYEGDLFAAAGAEFRLGREERSEFDEAHAGSIYFDYQNGAVLPGSSGEADDRLPAYTYRLCLTTDRENSAVMSEPPPGYDRQRYLPYLDDLEAGRLSAPKVLKDGWGYYPEHFDTLLRALSVTDLPNKKVDANINPRPLAFPFPEENVGYVEGDWRQRDEIAKRHRQLTIGLLWFLQHDEAVPAEHRAMAKKYHPPRDEFVDNGHFPWQLYVREARRLLGRYTLTEHDVSFTPDSPTTPDFDDTVALGEFPIDSFPVRKRQPQDDLVLEGYLGMLAHITRPYQIPYRVMLPQAIEGLIVPVAVSATHVAYSSVRMEPTWMALGHAAGLAAHLAIEHDVPLADVSMPDLQSQLTAEGQILEVATV